The following coding sequences are from one Paenibacillus sp. JDR-2 window:
- a CDS encoding ABC transporter ATP-binding protein: protein MLRKFFAYYKPYKGLFLVDFCCAVFAGLLELGFPLVVNKFVDELLPSGEWKIIFLACLGLLAVYAVNSLLQYVVTYWGHQLGIHIETDMRRKLFNHIQKLSFRFFDNNKTGHLLTRMTNNLMEIGEMAHHGPEDVFIAVMTLVGAFSLMLAINWKLALLSFVIIPGLIYLSLYFNRKMIRSFQRMFKDIGEINAQVEDSIGGIRVVQAFTNEEHEENKFAYNNEKYKRTKFDSYRIQAQNLSISYFLMRLVILFVLVCGTWFVVQGEMTYGQFVGFLLLSNVFLGPINKINSVIESYPKGMAGFKSYMELLETEPDIADAPDAIEVNRLKGEIHFSKVTFGYENKEKVLAGVDLKIRAGETIAFVGPSGAGKTTLCSLLPRFYEADDGIIEIDGIDIKRMKLASLRQQIGIVQQDVFLFSGTVRENIAYGDLKANEGEIWEAARRAKLDEFIRSQPEGLDTIVGERGVKLSGGQKQRMAIARIFLKNPPILILDEATSALDTETEKAIQQSLVELSRGRTTLVIAHRLATIKNADRIVVVSEQGIAEQGKHEELIAAQGAYSRLHLAQFGG, encoded by the coding sequence TTGCTTCGCAAGTTTTTTGCTTATTACAAGCCCTACAAAGGGCTGTTTCTAGTCGATTTCTGCTGCGCCGTGTTTGCGGGCTTATTGGAACTTGGCTTTCCGCTTGTGGTAAACAAATTCGTGGATGAGCTGCTTCCGAGCGGGGAGTGGAAAATCATATTCCTGGCCTGCTTGGGGCTGCTGGCGGTCTATGCCGTTAACAGCCTGCTGCAATACGTTGTCACCTATTGGGGGCATCAGCTCGGCATTCATATTGAAACGGACATGCGGCGCAAGCTGTTCAACCATATTCAGAAGCTGTCGTTCCGGTTCTTCGACAATAATAAGACGGGACATCTGCTTACGCGCATGACGAACAATTTGATGGAGATCGGGGAGATGGCCCATCACGGTCCGGAGGATGTCTTTATTGCGGTTATGACGCTGGTTGGGGCGTTCTCTCTTATGCTCGCAATCAACTGGAAGCTCGCGCTTCTGTCGTTTGTCATTATTCCGGGGCTTATCTATCTCTCCCTGTATTTCAACCGCAAGATGATCCGGTCTTTCCAAAGGATGTTCAAGGATATCGGAGAAATCAACGCCCAGGTTGAGGACAGTATCGGCGGCATTCGCGTCGTGCAGGCATTTACGAACGAAGAGCACGAGGAGAACAAATTTGCGTACAACAACGAAAAATATAAACGGACCAAATTTGATTCGTACCGGATTCAGGCTCAGAATTTGTCCATCAGTTATTTTCTCATGCGGCTGGTTATTTTGTTTGTGCTTGTCTGCGGTACCTGGTTTGTCGTTCAAGGCGAGATGACGTACGGGCAATTCGTTGGCTTCCTGCTGCTGTCGAACGTTTTCCTTGGGCCAATAAACAAGATTAACTCGGTTATCGAGAGCTATCCGAAAGGAATGGCCGGCTTTAAGAGTTATATGGAACTTCTGGAGACCGAGCCGGATATTGCCGATGCGCCAGATGCCATTGAAGTTAACCGGCTGAAAGGGGAGATCCACTTCAGCAAGGTGACCTTTGGCTACGAGAACAAGGAAAAGGTGCTGGCAGGTGTCGACTTGAAGATTCGTGCAGGCGAGACGATTGCCTTTGTTGGTCCGTCCGGAGCGGGAAAAACGACGCTATGCAGCTTATTGCCGCGTTTTTACGAAGCGGATGATGGAATAATCGAGATTGACGGCATTGACATTAAACGGATGAAGCTTGCTTCGCTGCGCCAACAGATCGGTATCGTTCAGCAGGATGTCTTCCTGTTTTCGGGAACGGTCCGCGAGAATATCGCTTACGGCGACTTGAAGGCAAACGAAGGAGAGATCTGGGAAGCGGCGCGCCGCGCGAAGCTTGACGAATTCATCAGGTCGCAGCCGGAGGGGCTGGATACGATTGTCGGAGAGCGGGGAGTAAAGCTGTCGGGAGGCCAGAAGCAGCGGATGGCGATTGCCCGTATTTTCCTGAAGAATCCACCGATTCTAATTCTGGACGAGGCTACCTCCGCGCTTGATACCGAGACGGAGAAGGCCATCCAGCAGTCGCTTGTCGAGCTGTCGAGGGGGCGCACAACGCTGGTTATTGCGCACCGTCTGGCGACTATCAAGAATGCCGACCGGATTGTCGTCGTGTCCGAGCAAGGTATAGCCGAGCAAGGGAAGCACGAGGAATTAATCGCGGCGCAAGGCGCGTACAGCCGTTTGCACCTGGCTCAATTCGGCGGCTGA
- a CDS encoding AraC family transcriptional regulator yields MERNIAGMERLSPFVRSVKITRSDYLVGEWVDYDHVYTYIEQGEAEILLDGVQYRLKAGEAILFPPMKLHFIRSVSSEPLVQYIFHFDLFHWEDQSKWQETGVSKGQQVQIKPEEELLSSLYPISFIHPAHRLEVHKRFHILHQEFLSKRPFHQLFMKSLALELLIYFLRNQHESYEGKDKKTKGWASIEKAVLYIQQEFANPRLDLEQISRQAGVSTNHLSYLFKEQLGVTIHKYVTYVRIEEAKRKLLESNLSITQISETAGFASIHAFSRTFKAIAGLTASQFIEMYSTSGRAMSKEEITNE; encoded by the coding sequence ATGGAACGTAACATCGCCGGAATGGAGCGGCTGTCGCCCTTTGTCCGCTCTGTAAAAATAACGAGATCGGACTACCTTGTGGGCGAATGGGTGGATTACGATCACGTGTATACCTATATCGAACAAGGGGAAGCGGAAATCCTGCTGGACGGCGTCCAGTATCGGTTAAAGGCAGGGGAGGCTATCCTGTTTCCGCCGATGAAGCTTCATTTTATCCGGTCCGTGTCCAGTGAGCCTTTGGTTCAGTACATCTTTCATTTCGATTTATTCCATTGGGAGGACCAGAGCAAATGGCAGGAGACCGGCGTTTCCAAAGGGCAGCAAGTCCAGATTAAACCGGAAGAAGAGCTGTTATCGTCGCTGTATCCTATTTCGTTCATTCATCCGGCCCATAGACTAGAGGTGCACAAAAGATTTCATATCCTTCACCAGGAATTCCTGAGCAAACGCCCTTTCCATCAGCTGTTTATGAAATCGCTGGCGCTGGAGCTGCTCATTTACTTTTTAAGAAATCAGCATGAGTCCTACGAAGGGAAAGACAAGAAGACAAAAGGCTGGGCATCGATCGAAAAAGCCGTTCTTTATATTCAACAGGAGTTTGCCAATCCCCGGTTAGACCTGGAACAAATCAGCCGGCAGGCTGGGGTATCGACCAATCACTTATCGTATCTCTTTAAGGAGCAATTGGGAGTAACCATTCATAAATATGTGACTTATGTTCGGATCGAGGAAGCAAAAAGAAAGCTGCTTGAGAGTAACCTCTCAATTACTCAAATCTCGGAAACGGCAGGCTTTGCTTCCATCCATGCATTCAGCAGGACATTCAAAGCCATCGCCGGTCTGACAGCCAGCCAGTTCATTGAGATGTATTCGACAAGCGGCAGAGCAATGTCCAAGGAGGAGATTACAAATGAATAA
- a CDS encoding sugar phosphate isomerase/epimerase family protein → MPNLPVAVQPYTVRDQLNKDYRGTLKKIADIGYKAIELGPPPEEITIAEQKRLLDQLGLKVIGCHTSLEQLESDPDSVVDYLKKVDAEKYVALSLGFESKEDLLSKAGKLNEIGARLSQRGVQLLYHNHDWEFRKFDGEYILDILLRETDPSHVKMELDTYWVHRGGLNPAEYLLKLRDRCPLLHIKDAEAGEEAFFAEIGEGVLDFHAIFQAAEEIGTKWLVVEQDSCRKDPLESLAISYGNLYK, encoded by the coding sequence ATGCCTAATCTTCCGGTCGCCGTACAGCCTTACACCGTCCGTGATCAACTGAACAAGGATTACAGGGGAACGTTAAAAAAAATAGCGGACATCGGCTATAAAGCTATTGAGCTTGGGCCGCCGCCTGAGGAAATTACTATTGCCGAACAAAAAAGGCTTTTGGACCAGCTTGGGTTAAAAGTGATCGGTTGCCATACTTCATTGGAGCAGCTTGAATCGGATCCGGACAGTGTGGTTGATTATTTGAAGAAGGTAGACGCGGAGAAGTATGTTGCCCTATCCCTTGGCTTCGAATCAAAGGAAGATTTACTTAGCAAGGCTGGTAAGCTGAATGAAATCGGTGCCCGATTAAGTCAAAGAGGCGTACAGCTGTTATACCATAATCATGATTGGGAATTCAGGAAATTTGACGGCGAATATATACTGGATATTTTACTGCGAGAAACTGATCCTTCCCATGTAAAAATGGAGCTCGATACGTATTGGGTTCATCGCGGGGGCTTAAATCCGGCAGAATATCTGCTTAAGCTTCGTGACCGTTGTCCGTTGCTGCATATCAAGGATGCGGAGGCTGGTGAAGAAGCATTCTTTGCGGAGATCGGCGAAGGGGTGTTGGATTTTCATGCCATCTTCCAAGCGGCAGAGGAGATCGGGACAAAGTGGCTTGTGGTTGAGCAGGATTCGTGCCGCAAAGATCCGCTTGAAAGTCTGGCGATCAGTTACGGCAACCTGTACAAATAG
- a CDS encoding zinc-dependent alcohol dehydrogenase has translation MNNKKIVFTAPWQVEVHEDAFHIEKLGEHELLVKKRFTLISPGTELACLSGNEGWFAMPGIPGYSSVSEVIEIGGEVQGFKPGDHVFHYGDHSLYSVIPSGGILLKAPSDLPLHWVPFTRMASVAITSLRVSEIELGDYVAVTGLGLIGNMAAQLASLQGASVIGIDLSGPRLEAATAAGIAYTLPSDPKVHGRINEITGGRGVSTLIDATGIPKVVTEGLPWVAKYGEVVLLGSPRGEYQGNITELLNYVHLDGQGCMTLKGAHEWRFPVEQDAFVKHSLTRNSEIIFELMKRKKLAIEPLISHILKPEQAVQAYEGLRNDKDHYHGVLFDWS, from the coding sequence ATGAATAACAAGAAAATCGTCTTTACCGCTCCATGGCAGGTCGAGGTTCATGAGGATGCCTTCCATATCGAAAAGCTGGGAGAACACGAGCTATTGGTAAAGAAGAGGTTTACCTTAATTAGTCCGGGAACGGAGCTGGCTTGCCTATCGGGGAATGAGGGCTGGTTTGCAATGCCCGGGATTCCCGGCTATTCTTCCGTAAGCGAAGTCATCGAGATTGGTGGAGAGGTGCAGGGCTTTAAGCCTGGCGACCATGTGTTTCACTATGGAGATCATAGCTTGTACTCGGTTATTCCTTCAGGTGGAATACTTTTGAAAGCGCCGTCAGACCTGCCGCTCCACTGGGTGCCGTTCACCCGGATGGCTTCCGTAGCGATAACGTCCCTTCGGGTATCCGAGATTGAGCTTGGAGATTATGTGGCCGTAACCGGCTTAGGTCTTATCGGGAACATGGCCGCTCAATTAGCCTCTCTGCAAGGCGCTTCCGTGATCGGAATCGATTTATCGGGGCCACGGCTGGAGGCGGCGACAGCAGCCGGAATCGCGTATACCCTGCCATCTGACCCTAAGGTCCATGGGCGTATTAACGAAATAACCGGCGGAAGAGGAGTGTCGACGTTAATAGATGCTACCGGAATCCCGAAGGTCGTAACGGAAGGACTGCCATGGGTCGCGAAATACGGCGAGGTTGTGCTGCTCGGAAGCCCGCGGGGCGAATATCAAGGGAATATAACGGAGCTGCTGAACTATGTCCATTTGGACGGACAAGGCTGCATGACGTTAAAAGGCGCTCATGAGTGGAGATTCCCCGTGGAGCAGGACGCGTTTGTGAAGCATTCCTTAACCCGGAATTCCGAAATCATATTTGAGCTTATGAAACGCAAGAAGCTGGCAATCGAGCCTTTAATCAGTCATATACTAAAGCCGGAACAAGCCGTTCAAGCCTACGAAGGGCTTAGGAACGACAAGGATCATTATCACGGAGTATTATTCGATTGGTCCTAA
- a CDS encoding FecCD family ABC transporter permease: MLAVLAIVIVLAFILSMNTGHSRLSPLDLLHTLLGDGTPQMDLILFEFRLPRIVIAILIGAGLAVSGCIMQGISRNALADPGIFGINAGAGLFVLIFVAFFPSTTDAPVFLLPVLAWIGAGLTAALVFLLSYNRHKGFSPTQLLLSGVGVAAGISAATIVLTLRISPEKFQFVATWMAGSIWGTNWSYVLALLPFIAVLLPLAFLKARTMDALHLGESTARGLGVKVSKEQLVLLAAAVGLAGSCVAVSGGIGFVGLIGPHLARSLVGPRHQALLPASALIGSLLVVVADMLGRWLLQPSEIPAGIIVGIIGAPYFLYLLARSKA, translated from the coding sequence ATGCTGGCGGTACTCGCCATTGTGATCGTGTTGGCGTTTATTCTCAGCATGAACACGGGACATTCGCGGCTGTCGCCGCTTGATCTTCTGCACACGCTGCTTGGGGATGGGACGCCGCAGATGGACCTGATTCTCTTCGAGTTCCGGCTGCCGCGCATCGTAATCGCGATCCTGATTGGAGCGGGGCTTGCCGTGTCCGGCTGCATTATGCAGGGAATATCTCGGAATGCGCTGGCTGATCCCGGTATCTTTGGCATCAACGCCGGAGCAGGTTTGTTTGTCCTGATTTTTGTCGCCTTCTTCCCTTCAACAACGGACGCGCCCGTATTTCTGCTGCCGGTGCTCGCCTGGATTGGAGCCGGGCTGACCGCCGCTTTAGTCTTTCTGTTGTCCTATAACCGGCATAAGGGGTTCTCGCCAACGCAGCTTCTGCTCTCGGGAGTAGGCGTGGCGGCGGGAATCAGCGCGGCGACAATTGTTCTGACTTTGCGCATAAGCCCGGAGAAGTTCCAATTTGTCGCGACTTGGATGGCGGGCAGCATATGGGGGACGAATTGGTCATACGTATTGGCGCTGCTGCCGTTTATCGCGGTTCTACTGCCGCTCGCTTTTCTGAAAGCACGGACCATGGATGCGCTCCACCTGGGAGAAAGCACGGCGAGAGGGCTTGGGGTGAAGGTAAGCAAGGAGCAGCTTGTGCTGCTCGCCGCGGCGGTTGGCTTAGCCGGATCATGCGTTGCGGTCAGCGGCGGGATTGGCTTTGTTGGATTAATCGGGCCGCATCTCGCGCGTAGTCTGGTTGGCCCACGGCATCAGGCGCTGCTGCCGGCCTCCGCGCTAATCGGTTCGCTGCTGGTCGTTGTGGCCGACATGCTTGGCCGCTGGCTGCTTCAGCCCTCGGAGATTCCGGCCGGCATTATTGTCGGGATCATTGGGGCTCCATATTTTCTCTACTTGCTGGCGCGCTCCAAGGCGTAA
- a CDS encoding AAA family ATPase gives MALQRMNEPTVILINGFPGAGKTTLAKRLSEDLRLPLLSRDGIYETLFDALDCNTHGSPPLLAPAAFTLLYSFAGTLLAAGQSLVIEGFFGRPDLRSAEFLKLKREYGFEPFQIMCRADGQVLLERYYARMGSADRHKGHNDKEWIEQPGNKERVLNEKLAPLSIGGTVVEVDTAAGFDYVDLMERIRSV, from the coding sequence ATGGCCCTTCAGCGGATGAATGAACCTACGGTTATCCTAATAAACGGATTCCCGGGCGCCGGTAAAACAACGCTCGCCAAACGGCTGTCAGAGGATTTGAGACTTCCCTTGCTGTCCCGGGACGGGATCTACGAGACTCTGTTTGATGCTTTGGACTGCAATACGCATGGCTCTCCGCCGCTCTTGGCGCCGGCCGCTTTTACTTTACTTTATTCCTTTGCGGGTACGCTGCTGGCAGCCGGGCAATCGCTTGTTATCGAAGGCTTTTTTGGCCGTCCGGACTTAAGAAGCGCGGAGTTTCTTAAATTGAAGCGGGAGTATGGCTTCGAGCCCTTCCAAATCATGTGCAGAGCCGACGGACAGGTGCTCCTGGAACGCTATTATGCGCGTATGGGATCAGCGGATCGGCATAAGGGCCATAACGACAAGGAATGGATTGAGCAGCCAGGCAACAAGGAACGGGTGTTAAACGAGAAGCTTGCGCCATTGTCTATTGGCGGAACGGTCGTTGAGGTCGATACGGCAGCAGGGTTCGATTATGTTGATTTGATGGAGCGAATTCGCTCCGTATAA
- a CDS encoding sugar phosphate isomerase/epimerase family protein, protein MKESLDPKLDVQMSWWGMSGLAAAKGRSVEEQVEMIAEAGFDGINGFIPAPQDEEKWRRLLESYDLSFSVNAYPKTAQDMDQFLTRAKEYGGIQHINAQVLTPFLINEPAVQLLSSMDALSRHAGIPLFIETHRGTITQDLLRTVDYIKALQSLRLTIDLSHYVVAGELHTISDEAEQLIQTVLTRSAAFHARVSNGEQVQIDVGNNGEHPMLRHFERWWSSGMKNWQSKAGAGDVLPFVVELGPPSYAITTDEYDGRNHEISDRWEQSKFFMRTARRLWSEIGK, encoded by the coding sequence GTGAAGGAATCGTTGGATCCGAAGCTTGACGTGCAGATGTCATGGTGGGGAATGTCGGGCCTTGCAGCTGCGAAGGGGCGAAGCGTTGAGGAACAGGTGGAGATGATCGCGGAAGCGGGCTTTGACGGTATAAACGGATTTATTCCGGCTCCGCAAGACGAGGAGAAATGGAGACGTCTTCTGGAAAGTTACGATTTATCCTTTAGCGTAAATGCGTACCCGAAGACGGCTCAGGACATGGATCAGTTTCTAACCAGGGCAAAAGAATACGGCGGCATTCAGCATATTAACGCGCAAGTTTTGACGCCTTTCCTCATCAACGAGCCAGCCGTTCAACTGCTCAGTTCCATGGATGCCCTATCGCGTCATGCCGGAATTCCGTTATTTATCGAGACGCACCGCGGTACGATTACCCAAGATTTGCTGCGAACAGTGGATTATATCAAGGCGCTTCAGTCTCTTCGTTTGACGATTGATCTGTCGCATTATGTGGTGGCCGGCGAGCTTCATACGATATCCGACGAAGCGGAGCAGCTGATTCAGACGGTTCTGACCCGCAGCGCGGCTTTCCATGCGAGGGTATCTAACGGCGAGCAGGTGCAGATTGACGTGGGAAACAACGGTGAGCATCCGATGCTGCGGCATTTCGAGCGTTGGTGGAGCTCGGGCATGAAAAATTGGCAGTCGAAAGCGGGAGCGGGGGATGTGCTGCCTTTTGTCGTGGAGCTTGGTCCGCCTTCCTATGCGATAACAACGGATGAATACGACGGACGTAATCATGAGATAAGCGACAGGTGGGAGCAATCGAAGTTCTTTATGAGAACGGCGAGAAGGCTTTGGTCGGAAATAGGGAAATAG
- a CDS encoding DinB family protein: MMKQLIVGDAEHELTITRCILERLPDEHMAWKPHEKSMTLGGLATHLINLLNWQAAILLSPELDMSAVSGRREALQKREDVLAEYDANTAKVIGLIAECDENKLSEEWTLRNGDYIILRQPRAMALRSFGLSHMIHHRAQLGVYLRLLNIPVPGLYGPSADE; encoded by the coding sequence ATGATGAAACAACTTATTGTTGGGGATGCCGAACATGAACTGACGATTACAAGGTGTATTCTGGAGCGCTTGCCTGACGAGCATATGGCTTGGAAGCCGCATGAAAAATCGATGACGTTGGGCGGGCTTGCCACGCATTTGATCAACCTGTTGAACTGGCAGGCTGCTATTTTACTTTCCCCGGAACTTGATATGTCTGCTGTATCGGGACGGCGGGAGGCTTTGCAAAAGCGCGAAGACGTACTGGCGGAATATGATGCAAACACAGCCAAGGTTATCGGCTTGATAGCCGAATGCGACGAGAATAAGCTTAGCGAAGAATGGACGCTGCGAAACGGTGATTATATTATTCTGCGGCAGCCGCGTGCTATGGCGCTTCGCTCCTTTGGATTAAGTCACATGATTCATCACCGTGCCCAGCTTGGGGTATATTTGCGGCTCTTGAATATTCCGGTGCCCGGCCTCTATGGCCCTTCAGCGGATGAATGA
- a CDS encoding beta-galactosidase, translating to MTEMTRFNLTDSAQVEIRPGKMGGKGGSNPTGESFGFTNYYMTRNGKPFIPVVGEFHFSRFSSLQWEEELLKMKAGGVHIVATYVFWNFHEEEEGVFDWSGSRNLRHFIDLCAKLEYPLILRIGPFCHGEVRNGGIPDWVLAKPIEIRSNDPGYLNLARKLYREIAVQMKGSLYQEGGPVIAVQLENEFMHCGAPNEAWGYKAGKFLSSGTGGNKHLAELRHIAEAAGIKPMFFTATAWGGAAVPEEGFLPMLAGYAYTSWIPNQPPSREFMFRDLRVVPAEPVNFDTHEYPVAYCEMAGGMQVSYNARPSVPAASIEAMTLVKLASGSNLVGYYMYHGGSNPVGKKGYMNEQFLPRITYDYQSPLGEFGRVGESYDRIRSLSLFLESFGSVLAPMTTVLPEGQSDLEVTDASTLRWCVRQKDGSGFVFINNFQDQVDLPQRPFRIELETTRGLVSFPQEGEALLPGNTGVVLPFNLDLYGISLLSSTAQLLTEVQASDGERIIFFYAHDGLAPEYVVAKASLSGIDVHDGQVSEAGDSYVIRPAVGRNNGISFRTTDGKPVRFMTLSRQDALQTYRFELWEQSTVAISSCLVVAHRNQLVFTSPGSTACKVSLFPAPQPELIANNGMAVHLETEGLFHTYSIEVPAYTPEIEVTMPSDHTALLQFAGNDWPSHVEDVWLEIDYDGDVAQAFLNGKLLTDHIHFGKTWSIGLKDFYNQLEQSALHLTITPLRKGTVHTFINQAQVERFEGVEIAVFHRIEVVPHYRVALLPLPAAK from the coding sequence ATGACCGAAATGACTAGATTTAATCTTACGGACAGCGCCCAAGTAGAGATTCGGCCGGGCAAAATGGGCGGCAAAGGCGGCAGCAATCCAACAGGAGAATCCTTTGGTTTCACCAATTACTATATGACGAGGAACGGCAAGCCTTTTATTCCCGTCGTTGGCGAGTTTCACTTTTCCCGATTCTCCTCTCTCCAATGGGAGGAAGAGCTGCTCAAAATGAAAGCCGGCGGCGTGCATATCGTGGCCACCTACGTCTTCTGGAATTTCCATGAGGAGGAAGAGGGCGTATTCGATTGGAGCGGCAGCCGTAACTTGCGACACTTTATCGATCTATGCGCAAAGCTCGAGTATCCGCTTATTCTGCGGATTGGCCCGTTCTGCCATGGCGAGGTCCGCAACGGCGGTATCCCGGACTGGGTGCTTGCCAAACCGATCGAGATCCGCTCAAACGACCCCGGATACTTAAACCTTGCCAGAAAGCTGTACCGGGAAATTGCGGTGCAAATGAAAGGCAGCCTCTATCAGGAAGGCGGGCCTGTCATCGCCGTGCAGCTGGAGAATGAATTTATGCATTGCGGCGCTCCAAACGAAGCATGGGGGTATAAGGCCGGCAAATTCCTGTCTTCGGGAACCGGGGGCAACAAGCATCTGGCAGAGCTACGCCATATTGCCGAGGCTGCGGGGATTAAGCCTATGTTCTTTACCGCGACGGCTTGGGGCGGAGCTGCCGTTCCGGAGGAAGGCTTCCTCCCGATGCTGGCCGGCTACGCCTATACGTCCTGGATTCCGAATCAACCGCCAAGCCGGGAGTTTATGTTCCGGGACCTGCGCGTTGTACCCGCTGAACCCGTTAACTTTGATACCCACGAATATCCGGTCGCTTATTGCGAGATGGCAGGCGGCATGCAGGTAAGCTATAATGCCCGCCCTTCCGTACCTGCTGCCAGCATTGAGGCGATGACGCTTGTGAAGCTTGCAAGCGGCAGCAACTTGGTTGGCTATTACATGTACCACGGCGGCTCTAACCCGGTCGGCAAGAAAGGCTATATGAATGAGCAGTTCCTGCCTAGGATCACATACGACTACCAGTCGCCTCTAGGAGAATTCGGCCGTGTAGGAGAATCGTATGACCGCATTCGCTCCTTATCCCTGTTTCTGGAATCGTTTGGATCCGTTCTGGCTCCAATGACAACGGTTCTGCCGGAGGGCCAATCCGACCTGGAGGTAACCGATGCTTCCACGCTCCGGTGGTGCGTAAGACAAAAGGACGGCTCCGGCTTTGTGTTTATTAACAACTTCCAGGACCAAGTCGATCTGCCGCAGCGTCCGTTCCGCATTGAACTGGAAACAACCCGCGGCCTTGTCTCTTTCCCGCAGGAAGGAGAAGCTCTGCTGCCGGGCAACACCGGTGTCGTGTTACCGTTCAACCTTGACCTTTACGGCATTTCCTTGCTCAGTTCAACCGCCCAACTGCTGACGGAAGTACAAGCCTCTGATGGCGAGCGGATCATATTCTTCTACGCCCATGACGGCCTGGCACCCGAGTACGTAGTTGCTAAAGCCTCCTTGTCCGGCATTGACGTTCATGACGGTCAAGTTAGCGAAGCCGGCGACAGCTATGTGATCCGTCCGGCAGTTGGCAGAAACAACGGGATTTCGTTCCGGACGACAGACGGCAAACCGGTCCGCTTTATGACGCTCTCCCGCCAGGATGCGCTGCAGACCTACCGTTTCGAGCTATGGGAACAATCTACGGTCGCAATCAGCAGCTGCCTTGTTGTTGCCCATCGTAATCAGCTCGTATTTACTTCACCAGGCAGTACGGCATGCAAGGTATCCCTGTTCCCGGCGCCACAGCCCGAGCTTATCGCAAATAACGGGATGGCCGTACACCTTGAGACGGAGGGCTTATTCCATACGTATTCGATTGAGGTTCCTGCCTATACGCCGGAAATAGAGGTCACGATGCCGTCCGACCATACGGCACTACTTCAATTCGCCGGCAATGATTGGCCTTCCCATGTGGAGGATGTATGGCTCGAAATCGATTATGACGGCGATGTCGCCCAAGCGTTCCTAAACGGCAAGCTGCTGACCGACCATATTCATTTCGGTAAAACCTGGAGCATTGGCCTAAAAGATTTCTACAACCAGCTGGAGCAATCTGCGCTGCATCTGACTATAACCCCGCTGCGCAAAGGAACGGTCCATACGTTTATTAATCAGGCGCAGGTTGAGAGATTCGAAGGCGTCGAGATTGCGGTCTTCCACCGGATCGAAGTCGTCCCGCATTATCGGGTAGCCTTGCTTCCGCTTCCGGCAGCCAAATAA